The following proteins come from a genomic window of Rissa tridactyla isolate bRisTri1 chromosome 11, bRisTri1.patW.cur.20221130, whole genome shotgun sequence:
- the LOC128915959 gene encoding neuropeptide Y receptor type 6-like produces MDTAIQHPSEILANQTVSNTSYSQFLNFDTCQPSFLAEFLLITAYTLVTIVGLFGNLCLIIIIKRRKEAQNVTNILIANLSLSDVLICIMCIPVTVAYTLMDYWIFGEAMCKVSSFIQSISVTVSIFSLVLIAVERYQLIVNPRGWKPSISHAYWGILFIWGFSLIISIPFLIFHQLTDEPFNHLSFHSDFYKNKVACIEAWPSVTERLIFTTSLLVFQYCFPLGFIFICYLRIFVCLRRRHGKIERMRENESRLSENKRINMMLISIVVTFAACWLPLNIFNVVFDWNYEALMSCNHNLAFTICHLVAMISTCINPIFYGFLNKNFQKDLIVLVHHCKCSASQEEYENIALSNLQTDASKGSLKLKNPPVDI; encoded by the coding sequence ATGGATACAGCCATTCAGCATCCCAGTGAGATTCTGGCTAACCAAACCGTCTCTAACACTAGCTATTCTCAGTTTTTGAACTTTGATACATGCCAACCTTCCTTCCTTGCAGAATTCTTGCTTATTACAGCCTACACGTTAGTTACAATAGTGGGGCTTTTTGGAAATCTTTGCCTGATTATTATAATAAAGAGACGGAAAGAAGCTCAAAATGTTACCAACATTTTGATTGCCAACCTCTCTTTATCAGATGTCTTGATCTGTATCATGTGTATTCCTGTCACAGTTGCTTATACCTTAATGGACTACTGGATATTTGGGGAAGCTATGTGTAAAGTAAGTTCTTTCATACAAAGTATATCTGTCACAGTCTCCATTTTCTCACTCGTACTGATTGCTGTTGAGAGATACCAGTTGATTGTGAACCCGCGTGGCTGGAAGCCTAGTATTTCACATGCTTACTGGGGGATTCTTTTCATCTGGGGGTTTTCCCTCATAATATccattccttttttaatattccaccaATTAACTGACGAACCCTTCAATCATCTGTCTTTCCATAGTGATTTCTACAAGAACAAGGTTGCTTGCATCGAAGCATGGCCCTCCGTTACAGAACGGCTGATTTTTACCACTAGCCTGCTGGTGTTCCAGTACTGCTTCCCactggggtttatttttatctGCTATCTCAGGATATTTGTATGTCTTCGAAGGAGACATGGTAAAATAGAGAGGATGAGAGAGAATGAGAGCAGACTGAGTGAAAACAAAAGGATTAATATGATGTTGATATCAATTGTTGTGACTTTTGCAGCTTGCTGGTTGCCTCTCAATATATTTAATGTTGTTTTTGACTGGAACTATGAGGCACTAATGAGCTGTAATCATAACCTGGCATTTACAATATGCCACCTTGTGGCCATGATCTCAACGTGTATCAATCCCATCTTTTATGGCTTTCTCAACAAGAATTTTCAGAAGGATTTGATAGTGTTAGTTCACCACTGCAAATGCTCAGCATCACAAGAGGAATATGAAAATATTGCCCTTTCAAATCTGCAAACTGATGCATCTAAGGGATCTCTCAAATTAAAAAATCCCCCTGTGGATATCTAA